CGTTTCACATCAAAGTAAATATCGTTGGTATGCAGCGGCATAATATTCAGGTACTTGTTCAGTCGCTGTGACTGTTCATTCAGTTTTTTATTGATGACCGGGAAGCTGTTGATACTGCAGAACAGGTCTTCCAGCAGGGAATGACGAATAGTTTCAGGGAATTCAATCCTGATCCACACGATCTCCTGTTGCAGTCTGCTGCTACCCTGGCCAAACACATGATGTAGGGCAGGAGGGAAGGGCATGGCTGCCGGTAGTGGCTCAGTGCTGGTGACCGTCAGAAAATGTTGTTTGAATCGTTGTAATACCTGCTGACTATACCTGGTATTGGTATCGAAGGCGGGTTCCATGATGGCTTCCAGGTCTTCCTGGGCGGCGCTTTTGCTATGAAAATAGCCGCTTTTAACCTGCAAAGGTGTTTCACCTATATAAAATTTAGCCAGTGGCAGGTAATGATAAAACATTTCCTGCAGGTGTACGTTTCGCAGATCAAAGAAAAAAGAGAGCCCTTCTGCGGAGGTTACGGCTCCTTCCATACTCAGACCCAACCAAAGGTGATTAGGCGGTGTATCGGCCTGTAAATTGCCTTGAAGGACCTGTTCTTTGAACCAATGGTCCCTGGTCTCAAACAGTTTACCGCCAATCACGCTATATTTTACCTGTCCGCGGAACAGGCGATGATGTGCCAGGGGCATAAAAAAGAGGTCCTGGCTATTGAAGCCGTTCCTCAGTGAATAGAAAAACTGGTGATCGGGTGTGAGCGCTGCTGTTCGCTCATTGCAACTTGCATGCAGAATACCATAGGCCGGCTGGCTGCTGGTGATCGGTTCCGGCATCATGATCTGGGCCAGTCGTTCTACCAATCGGGCATGAGATACTTCTGCTTCGCCTGATATTTTTTCCAGTTCACTGGCGCAGGCTTCCAGTAATAACTGTACAATGGGATCAAAGGAGGTTTCTACCTCTGCATCAGGGTATCCCCACAGCCTGGCGGCCGTTTTCAGCATCCGGTCTTTGATTCGTTCTTTTTGCTCTTTAGCCAAGGGTTAAGGTTTTGGGTCAATTAAATCTGGTGCATATTCCACACTGAAATTTTTTTTAATCATATGACAATGGACTTACGTAAAAGAAACTACTATAATTGAAATCAGTTTTGTTTCTTGCCAACACCCCCGTCACTGTCACCCGTATTTTCTTCTTTACTTTTTTAGAAGTCATCCCCATCACTTCCTCCTGACTGATCTGCGCCACTACTCTCGTCTGTGTCAACCGTTTCTCATATCTGTTGATAGAAGCTCTTATCGACAGCTCCACCTGTTCTTTCACTTCATTGTTCGAAGCCCTGATATCGAAATCGTTGTCCCACAACTGACAACCATACTGGGGATCGTCTTTGTTCTCTCCCAGTACGGTTGTGATTAACAACTGGATATGCTGTGCTACCGATTCTTCGAGATTCACATCCGGCAGATCCTGCTTTTGCAAAATTCTGGAAAAATCCATGGGTAGTTTATAATACTGCTGTTTCATTTTTCAATCATTAAAGAGAAAATCAATCATTAAAAAATGCCTAAGAATTTCTTGTCGTATCGTACACGTATTTCCTTCACACAACCGTTTTGATCTTTGATCAGGTTCACGAGTTCAATCTTAAATCGTTTCTTACCACGGATACGTGAGCAGAAATGACTGAAAGAGTCCGTATCCTTATCATTCAGCAATACCCTTGCATTCAGATTATCGCAGAGGTAAGGAGAGAAGTCATTGGCATTCTTTTGTTTATCTACCACCTGGCTCAGCATGAACTTAAATTCATCGTCTGATACGGAGGGTACCTTCGGTTTTTCAGGCGCCGTTGGTTGCGGAGTAGGCTCCGGCACTTTGTTTTCTTCAGGGAACGGCATGGGTTTAAAGTCTTCCACTTTGTGATTGCTTTGAGCAGGGAACACCATGATATGTTTGGTCACCATCTTGCTGCTATCGCCATTGATAATGAGAGACAAAATGCGTTCGCCGGGTGAAGAGAATGTATATGTAACAGCGCGGCCGCTATGCACTTCGGCACCTCTTTGCAACAGTTGCCACTGCCATGTGCGGGCATGGCCAGTACTATTTGTAAACGTAGCAGGACGGCCTGCCAGCACTTCTTCCGGACCATCGATAGTGGGGTAGAGGTCGGCGGCTGGTGCAGGGGTATTATCTGCTAAAGCATTGATAATAATTACTTCCTGGTGCCAGGTACACTTGCTATGTGTGAGGGTCACCATATAAGTGCCGGCTTTTGTAAAAGCATGGTATACCTGCAAGCCACTGGTAGTGGCAGTAGAATCACCAAAATCCCAGGTGAGCCCGCTGTTGCTGCCTCCGTTTGTAGCAGCTTTAAAGGTGATCACTTCTCCTGTACTAAAAGAAGTGTGTTTTCCTGCATTGTTCCGGCTTGCAAGTTCAATACTTATCTGGCTGCAATCTTCGCGGCCGGTGGCCTGGAAGGCCAGTATAATGATACTGATGCCCAGTAATGCAAGGAATGTGTACAGTACCATTGGGTCGATATGGTTTGTTATCTTGCTGAATGGTCTATACGTAGTAACTTTTCGCTCATTTGCGGACTTTCTTGGGGTCATAGGTTTCTCGTATTTCTGCAATTTTAAATATTTTTTTAGATAAATTAATAAACTAACTACATTCGTAGTTGAAATTTTAACATTTGAATCCGTGAAATCTGGTGATATTTGTTAGTATGTAACCCTGAAAAATAAGAGATCAAGAAAAACCTAAATTAACCCGTATGGTAAATAATGCCCAAAAAGCCGCGGTGCTGGAAGAAGTGATCGACCATATCAGCAAATTGCATTATGATGTACGTGCCGAAGTAGTAGTGGGAGAGTTACTGGATAATCATGTGCGTGCCGAAGAAATTGCTGTACAAAATCAAAACGTATTTGTACGGTCTTTCAATAAAGATATCTTAAGTGCTCAACTGGATGATTCGCAACCTTATCATCCATTCATTTCGCTTACCCTCTCCCGTGATGGACTGTACGATCGTTTGCCGGAGGGTATCTTCCACCAGTTCACGCCGCAGCAGCAACAGCGCTCAGTGAGAGAAATGGTGCTCAACTACAAGCGTCAGCAAAAAGAGCAACAGGAAGCCAGAAAGTTTTTTCGTCCCCTTGAAAATGAATTCTTCCTGCAAAGAGTTTTTCTTGAACAGAAAGAAAAACATTTACTCTTTGATGCGTTTGGAAAAGATGCAGATGAACTGTTTCTTGCCTTCTGGGGCATACGGTCTGATTTGCCAAAAACGGCCCTGAAAAAATTGGTAAAATTGTTGCCATATATCTACCGCATAGCAGGTAACCTGCCTTTGGTACAATTGTATTTGCAGGCCATTCTGGATGAGCCTGTAAAAATTGTACAGGAAGATATGCCGACGGCTGTAGAAACAGGCAGCCAGGTGCCTTTAGGTGATTCAAGATTAGGATTGGATGCGATGACTGGCGATCTCTTTTATACAGATATGCCTGTATGGAAAATTACCATTGGCCCCCTTCAACAGCACAGGGTACACGACTTCCTCCCGTGGCAGCCTTATGGCCGTCTGCTGGAGACCTGTTTTAGTTTCCTGGTGCCAGTTGATGTAGATGTTGAGACCATCCTGGAGCCTCACCCCGATGAGAAGGAAGTCTTTATGGCTGATACTCAGGAAAAAGAGGGTTTAGGAGGGTACAATTTTTACCTGTAGGCATTAAATGGAACTATTTTTGCATGTAATATACCCTTATGGTTTGATTCCGGGCCCAGCGGAGTATTCCAGCCCCAGATTCATCCAACAGGTTTAACCCTTTCCGAGGAAATAAGACTATGATACTAAAAGCTAAGATCTACATTGTACTGGCGGCATTCATGGCTATCGGCTCCCTGATAGTGGGACTGCTGAGCCGTTATATTAAAAACTTTTCCCTATATAAGAAAAAGGCACTCTGGTACCTGGCTATCATGGTACTGGTATTTGCTGTCATCAGCTCTATTCCGTTCCTCTTTACACACCAGAATTCCATGAGCCAGTATGTCTTCTACGAAGTATGGTTCCTGGGTTTAGGCGTAGTACATTGTAACCTCATGTATACGCGTTTCTGGGGGAGTGAAGATTCGTTTGGCTCAGAGCTGGCATTCATTGTGGCTATCTGGTTATTTGGTGGGATCGGGTTCATTCTCATTCAGCATCTTTTTGCAAAAGGAGAGTTTTCATTTTACCCGCTGCTTACCTGTATGTTCGCATTCGCACTGCCTACATTTGTGTATAAGACTTTCGAAAAGATGATGGCCATTCCTGCCAAAATTTTCAAGTGGTGGCAATATCCTGCTTACCAGGAATTGCCCGAAGTGAATGAAGATGATATGCGCGACCTGATTGTAATAGGTTTCGAACTGGAGAAGAAAGTAACAGATCATGACCGCACATACTTCCGTGCACGTACGCCTATCAAAATGGACCTGGGCGATCTCTTCTATCATTTCATCAATGACTATAACGACCGTTATCCCAATACGCCGATTGACGTAGTGGATGCAAACGGACAACCATATGGCTGGGTATTTCACCTCAAATCAGGTTGGCTGGGTACAGCTAAAACCCTCGATCCTGACAAAGCTGTATTCATGAATGGCATGCGCGAAAACAGTGTCATTATTTGTAACAGAATTATTATCAATTAATCCCTACATTTTAAATTATTCATCCATGGCAGAACCGCTTAAATATTTTCCCGTCAACTGGGTTGATGGTATGAAGATAAAGAAGCAGCATTTCGTTGAAACAGAAAACGCAATGCTGGATCAGATAAGGGATGCTATTTCCAGCGGCTTGCATGCGCAGAACTACGGATTGCTGCCTGCAAAAGCAGATAGTAAAGAATCATTACGTTGCTGGTTTGTGACCGATAACCAACAACAATGGAGAGTGAAACTCACTGAATGTCGTGCCGTTACCCCAGGTGGCGCAAGAATTGAAATTCCTGAACACACTGTACACTCGCTGAAATACGCTACTACTTTTCCAGAAGCTACATTTAACTGGGATCCACAGCATGCAGAAAATGCTTACTATATTCTCATACAGGTAAACCCCTTCAATCGTCAGCCAAGCGGAGAACCATTGCTGCATGAAGATCCACCACGGTTACCATATGGCACACCAGAATATCATTTGTATGTAACACCTGCGTCCCAGTTGCCACAGGGACAGTTAGGCAGTTATCAGATGGTACTGGGGCGTATCAACATTGTAGATGGACGGCCGCAAATAGATGATGATTATATACCACCATGTACGATGGTGTATGCGCATCCTGCATTGGCAGACCTGCACCAGGAGCTGGATCAGTTTCTTGGTCAGCTGGAACTCTATGGTGTGCACATTGTACAGAAAGTATATGCACGTAATCAGAACAATGATCTGGCGCAAGTAGTACTGTACATCACAGAAAGATTAGTACAATACCTGGGCACACGTATTTCACAGTTCCGTTGGTTAGGTATTTATCAAACACCTGCAGCAATGCTGGAAGTGATAGCTGGACTGGCTCGTACCATGAAGAATGCGATCGATCAACGTGCCAGTGCAGGTAAAGAAGAATTGCTGAATTACTTTTCAGAATGGTGTGAACTGAAGCAGGGTGAGTTGGAAGCGCTGATGGTAAATTGTGCGAACATCCGTTACAAACACATAGATGTAAGAGAATGTCTTCAACCTATGATCCCTTTTGTACGTGCGATCAATAAGTTGTTCGAGAGCCTGAGCAGACTGGATTACATCGGTCGTAAGATGGACAGTGGCATCTTCGTAAAAGAAGAGTCAGCAGAGGATGCAGAATATTTACGTAAGCATAAAACCAGGAAATGGTTTTTCACAGATTGATCATAATTTTCAACTCAATTTAATATCACATGCGTGTACTGAACAAGCAGGAAAGATTATCCGCTTTTTTATGGTTCCTGTTATTTTTTATCGTTACAGTAGGTCTGTTTGTACTGGCCATATTTTTCAACTTCCAGGTGCCAAGCCGTGAGAATGCAGAGCTGCGCAAGGAGCTGGCTACATTCCGCCAGGAGCAGGCATTTCAGGGAGAGTTTCTGGGTAAGCTGGAAAGAGTAAGAAACAATTTAGACTCCATCAACCTGCCAAACCAGAATGCGAATTATATGGATCAGGTCATTGCACAGGACCTGGTGAGTATGCGTAACTCTATACCTAAGGATGCGGTAACGCATTATGGCTTGTATGCAAACATCATACAGAACTGTCTTTTGTTGCAACAAAGTAAGCAGCAATTGCGTGGATTATCGAATGCACAACAGAGCATTGCCGAGCTGAAAGAGAAGATCAATGATCTGAATAAAGAATTGGAAAATGCCAGGAGCGAGCTGGATTACAACAGGCAGTTAATGAGAAGCAGGTAATGATTTTATACATTTCATTAATGATAAATGATTAAAAATATAATTTGTTAAAGTGGTGTTTTAAGGCCTGTTAGGCTTGGCTATACGCGGAATTATATTTAATTTTAACCATCATAATTATATAAATAAATAAATAGCCCTTAATTGTTAATTCTTTATTGTAAACCTTAAACATTTAACCCATGTCATTCAAATCCGTGTTTGAAGTAGCAGGGAAACAGTTGGTTGTTAAACACTGTAGCTACGACCTCACCCAAGAAGTAGATGCAACTGGTCGCCCTTCAGCAATTACCCGTGGTGGCCGCATCCGTTTAATCGTTGAATCTAATGGCGACACTGATCTGTTCGAGTGGATGGTGAACAACTTCGAAAGGAAGGATGGTACTATCACTTTCTACAAGAGAGATTCAGATGCAAAGTTGAAATCGCTAAACTTCAAGGAAGGTTATCTGGTAAAGTTTGAAGAAACTTTTGATTCAGATAATCAAAACCCGATGACGGTTGCATTCACTATCTCAGCCCGTGAAATTGCCATGGGTAACGCATCCCATATTAATGAATGGGTAAAGTAGTGGTATGATTTGCTAAATGAAAATTATGCCTTTTAAGGAGCCCCTCTGCTGGCGCAGGGGGGCTTTATATTTTTTTTGAAATTGCTATCAGCTTAAACAATTTCGTCTTCAACAAAAAAGAACTTTCCATCACTAAACAATACTATTTCCTTGCTGCCGCAGGCCCACCTACTCCCGCCTGCTTTCAACAGTATATACAAAACTATCCGCTCTATAGTAACCTATATTATACTCAATCGGTAAATCATTTTTATCATACACATATCTCCGTCTGAACAAAACCGGACTTCCTGCATCGATCTCTAATTTCGCTGCCACAAATTTATCTGCTGCTCTTGCACTCACTTCCTCTTTTGACAATGTTGCCACTACTCCATAATCCTTATCCAGGATATCATACAACTGCCTCTTAAAATCTTCTTCTCCTGTCAACCCTATCCTGGGATGAAACCATGAAATAAAATAAACAAACGGTCCTTCCGGCGTTCCTCTCAATCGCTCTAATTTCAAGATCTTCTGATTAGCAGGAATACCAAAAAATGCCACCGCATCATTATCCGGCAACACCCACGTTACATGCAATTCAAAATTCCGCACTTTTAAGCCTCTTGCCTGCATCTCCTGTGTAAAGCTGATCCAGTTCTTCGCCTTAGAGCTGATCTTCTCCAAATCGGCCACTTTAGTACCTACACCTTTCTTTCTCACCAGCAATCCCTCGTACACCAGCTTATTCAACGCCTGCCGCAAGGTAGATCTCGATATCGCCAGTTGTTTCGCCAACTCCACCTCATTGGGCAAAAACTGCCCGCCCGCGTACTTCGGATCCCTGATCATGTTGCGCAATAACTGCTCCGCCTGTATGTGTAAAGGAACTGGATTCTGATGATCAATACTTATTTCCATCTGCCAAAATTAATCATTATGTTTGTATGTATATACATACTATGAGAAAAAAGGTCTTCTTCTTCGCTTTTATCATGCTTGCCGTGCTATCATCCGGCGCTCAAAACAAACAACTGGCCAATAAAATAATGGCAGATCACCGCCTCGACACCATTCAGGCCAGGTGCCTGCGGCTACTCACAGGGTTCACCGCCGGCACCTCCTATGGGGAAGTCTGGATCAGGGATTTCAACACCTTTATCAACGGCTCTCTCGCCGTCCATGACAAAGAGAAGGTGAAAGAAATGCTCCTTCTCTTCTTCAAAATGCAGGGCAAAGATGGTAATGTCGTAGACGGCATGATCTCCAAACAAAAAGCACAGGCAGGATACGATTATATCTACTCCGCCCTCGCCCCTGAATGGGCCGCCCACAAAAATACCGTGGAAACAGATCAGGAATCCTCGTTGGTGCAGGCTGTATACAAATACATCAAACATACCAACGATACAAGCATCCTGCACATCGTCATCGATCACCAAACCGTGCTACAGCGCCTGGATGCAGCATTGCAATATGTACACAAAGCCCGCTGGTCAGCTAAATATCACCTTGTAACAGGTGCTACTACTATTGACTGGGGAGATGTACAACCTGAAAAAGGATGGGGTGTGGTGATCAATGACCATACAAAGTGGTCTATTGATATTTATGACAATGCGATGTACGCTATTGCACTCAAAGAATACGCGGAATTATCAAAAAACAGATCCTACCTCACCCAATACACCCAACTCAAAACCAACGTTCGCAAATACCTCTGGCAATCTGGCACTGGTAAGTATTTGCCACATCTCTACCTGAATGGCAGCCCTTTCTCTCCCGATTTCAAAGAAGAGGAAATCCTCTATACGGGTGGTTCTGCCTGCGCAATACTTGCGGGTTTTCACTCTCCGAAAGAGATCGCCGGCATTAATAAGCAAATGCTTAGGGCTGCTTCCAGAGAGAAATATGCCACCATTGGCATCACCGTCTACCCGCCTTATCCTGAAAAGGAGTTTCCTAACATGAAACCTTATGTGTACCAGAATGCGGGTGACTGGTCCTGGTTTGGTGGTAGAATGGTACAAGCCCTCATTGAGCATGGCTTTGTCAAAGAAGCTTACGATGAACTCAGCCCGATGCTGGATCGTGCCCTTATCCACCATGGCTTTTATGAATGGTATGATGTACAGACTGGCGAGCCAAAAGGTTCGGGGGATTTCAGGGGAGAGGCAGGGGTATTATATGATGCAATTGCGGTATTGAAAAACTGGGCCAACCATCAAAAATAAATTGCTTCTTGCTGATATGTCTATATGTTTGTACATATCTGCAATGCCTAATGCGTGTCAACTCTATCAAAAAAGAGATACCATCCATATCCATCCTGATACGGCCGGTATCTC
This Chitinophaga sancti DNA region includes the following protein-coding sequences:
- a CDS encoding GPW/gp25 family protein gives rise to the protein MKQQYYKLPMDFSRILQKQDLPDVNLEESVAQHIQLLITTVLGENKDDPQYGCQLWDNDFDIRASNNEVKEQVELSIRASINRYEKRLTQTRVVAQISQEEVMGMTSKKVKKKIRVTVTGVLARNKTDFNYSSFFYVSPLSYD
- a CDS encoding GntR family transcriptional regulator translates to MEISIDHQNPVPLHIQAEQLLRNMIRDPKYAGGQFLPNEVELAKQLAISRSTLRQALNKLVYEGLLVRKKGVGTKVADLEKISSKAKNWISFTQEMQARGLKVRNFELHVTWVLPDNDAVAFFGIPANQKILKLERLRGTPEGPFVYFISWFHPRIGLTGEEDFKRQLYDILDKDYGVVATLSKEEVSARAADKFVAAKLEIDAGSPVLFRRRYVYDKNDLPIEYNIGYYRADSFVYTVESRRE
- the tssD gene encoding type VI secretion system tube protein TssD, whose amino-acid sequence is MSFKSVFEVAGKQLVVKHCSYDLTQEVDATGRPSAITRGGRIRLIVESNGDTDLFEWMVNNFERKDGTITFYKRDSDAKLKSLNFKEGYLVKFEETFDSDNQNPMTVAFTISAREIAMGNASHINEWVK
- a CDS encoding PKD domain-containing protein; amino-acid sequence: MVLYTFLALLGISIIILAFQATGREDCSQISIELASRNNAGKHTSFSTGEVITFKAATNGGSNSGLTWDFGDSTATTSGLQVYHAFTKAGTYMVTLTHSKCTWHQEVIIINALADNTPAPAADLYPTIDGPEEVLAGRPATFTNSTGHARTWQWQLLQRGAEVHSGRAVTYTFSSPGERILSLIINGDSSKMVTKHIMVFPAQSNHKVEDFKPMPFPEENKVPEPTPQPTAPEKPKVPSVSDDEFKFMLSQVVDKQKNANDFSPYLCDNLNARVLLNDKDTDSFSHFCSRIRGKKRFKIELVNLIKDQNGCVKEIRVRYDKKFLGIF
- a CDS encoding type VI secretion system baseplate subunit TssG, which codes for MVNNAQKAAVLEEVIDHISKLHYDVRAEVVVGELLDNHVRAEEIAVQNQNVFVRSFNKDILSAQLDDSQPYHPFISLTLSRDGLYDRLPEGIFHQFTPQQQQRSVREMVLNYKRQQKEQQEARKFFRPLENEFFLQRVFLEQKEKHLLFDAFGKDADELFLAFWGIRSDLPKTALKKLVKLLPYIYRIAGNLPLVQLYLQAILDEPVKIVQEDMPTAVETGSQVPLGDSRLGLDAMTGDLFYTDMPVWKITIGPLQQHRVHDFLPWQPYGRLLETCFSFLVPVDVDVETILEPHPDEKEVFMADTQEKEGLGGYNFYL
- the tssO gene encoding type VI secretion system TssO produces the protein MRVLNKQERLSAFLWFLLFFIVTVGLFVLAIFFNFQVPSRENAELRKELATFRQEQAFQGEFLGKLERVRNNLDSINLPNQNANYMDQVIAQDLVSMRNSIPKDAVTHYGLYANIIQNCLLLQQSKQQLRGLSNAQQSIAELKEKINDLNKELENARSELDYNRQLMRSR
- a CDS encoding TssN family type VI secretion system protein, yielding MILKAKIYIVLAAFMAIGSLIVGLLSRYIKNFSLYKKKALWYLAIMVLVFAVISSIPFLFTHQNSMSQYVFYEVWFLGLGVVHCNLMYTRFWGSEDSFGSELAFIVAIWLFGGIGFILIQHLFAKGEFSFYPLLTCMFAFALPTFVYKTFEKMMAIPAKIFKWWQYPAYQELPEVNEDDMRDLIVIGFELEKKVTDHDRTYFRARTPIKMDLGDLFYHFINDYNDRYPNTPIDVVDANGQPYGWVFHLKSGWLGTAKTLDPDKAVFMNGMRENSVIICNRIIIN